Proteins encoded by one window of Actinocorallia herbida:
- the hutU gene encoding urocanate hydratase — MSHFPVRAARGTVLTAKGWPQEAALRMLDNNLDPDVAEHPDDLVVYGGTGKAARNRACYEGIVRSLTDLEEDETLLVQSGKPVGVFRTHEWAPRVLIANSNLVPDWANWEEFRRLEALGLTMYGQMTAGSWIYIGTQGILQGTYETFAAVARKRFDGSLAGTITLTSGLGGMGGAQPLAVTMNGGVAICVECDPSRIDRRVEGGYCDVQVLTVAEAMDLAVEARDQRRALSIGVLGNACEVLPELLAAGAPVDIVTDQTSAHDPLRYLPEGVLFEDMAALREADPAGFTHRARASMARHVAAMVGFQDAGAEVFDYGNSLRAEAELGGCARAFDYPGFVPAYIRPLFCEGKGPFRWAALSGSSADIAVTDRAVLDLFPHDEALGRWIRMAGKRVRFQGLPARICWLGYGERAEAGLRFNELVARGEITAPLVIGRDHLDCGSVASPYRETEAMADGSDAIADWPLLNALLNTASGASWVSIHEGGGVGIGKSVHAGQVCVADGGSLSARKLERVLTNDPGIGVVRHADAGYDRAREVAAERGVRLPMEG, encoded by the coding sequence ATGAGCCACTTCCCCGTGCGCGCAGCGCGCGGCACGGTACTGACCGCCAAGGGCTGGCCCCAGGAGGCGGCGCTGCGGATGCTCGACAACAACCTCGACCCCGACGTCGCCGAGCACCCCGACGACCTCGTCGTCTACGGCGGCACGGGCAAGGCGGCCCGCAACAGGGCCTGTTACGAGGGGATCGTCCGGTCGCTGACCGACCTGGAAGAGGACGAGACCCTGCTGGTGCAGTCCGGCAAGCCCGTCGGGGTGTTCCGGACGCACGAGTGGGCGCCGCGCGTGCTCATCGCCAACTCCAACCTCGTGCCCGACTGGGCGAACTGGGAGGAGTTCCGCAGGCTCGAGGCGCTCGGCCTCACCATGTACGGCCAGATGACGGCCGGGTCGTGGATCTACATCGGCACCCAGGGCATCCTCCAGGGCACCTACGAGACCTTCGCGGCCGTCGCCCGCAAGCGCTTCGACGGCTCCCTCGCCGGGACCATCACGCTGACGTCGGGGCTCGGCGGGATGGGCGGCGCGCAGCCCCTCGCCGTCACCATGAACGGCGGGGTGGCGATCTGCGTCGAGTGCGACCCGTCTCGGATCGACCGGCGGGTCGAGGGCGGCTACTGCGACGTCCAGGTCCTCACCGTCGCCGAGGCGATGGACCTCGCCGTCGAGGCGCGCGACCAGCGCAGGGCACTGTCCATCGGGGTGCTGGGCAACGCCTGCGAGGTGCTGCCCGAACTGCTCGCCGCGGGCGCGCCCGTCGACATCGTCACCGATCAGACCTCGGCGCACGACCCGCTGCGCTACCTGCCCGAGGGCGTCCTGTTCGAGGACATGGCCGCGCTGCGCGAGGCCGACCCGGCGGGGTTCACCCACCGCGCCCGCGCGTCGATGGCCCGGCACGTGGCGGCGATGGTCGGGTTCCAGGACGCCGGGGCCGAGGTGTTCGACTACGGCAACTCGCTGCGCGCCGAGGCGGAACTGGGCGGCTGCGCGCGGGCGTTCGACTACCCGGGGTTCGTCCCCGCCTACATCCGGCCGCTCTTCTGCGAGGGCAAGGGCCCGTTCCGGTGGGCCGCGCTCTCCGGGTCGTCCGCCGACATCGCCGTCACCGACCGGGCCGTCCTCGACCTGTTCCCGCACGACGAGGCGCTCGGCCGGTGGATCCGGATGGCGGGCAAGCGCGTCAGGTTCCAGGGGCTGCCCGCCCGCATCTGCTGGCTGGGCTACGGGGAGCGGGCCGAGGCCGGGCTGCGGTTCAACGAGCTGGTCGCGCGCGGCGAGATCACCGCGCCGCTGGTCATCGGCCGCGACCACCTCGACTGCGGCTCGGTCGCCTCGCCCTACCGCGAGACCGAGGCGATGGCCGACGGCTCCGACGCCATCGCCGACTGGCCGCTGCTCAACGCCCTGCTCAACACCGCGTCCGGCGCCTCGTGGGTGTCGATCCACGAGGGCGGCGGCGTCGGCATAGGCAAGTCGGTGCACGCGGGCCAGGTGTGCGTCGCCGACGGCGGGTCGCTGTCCGCGCGCAAGCTGGAGCGGGTGCTCACCAACGACCCGGGCATCGGCGTCGTCAGGCACGCCGACGCCGGGTACGACCGGGCCCGCGAGGTCGCCGCCGAGCGCGGTGTGCGTCTTCCGATGGAGGGGTGA
- a CDS encoding cytochrome P450, translating to MTTAADLVGTEFWARPHTERHAEFARLRALNAPVYYAEPRIPLVRAGKGFYALVGHADVVAASRNTKVFSSEPAATSPEPPPWIAALFGRPMVNMDDPRHGRLRRIVSRAFSPKMLADLADDIQATATKIVDEVLRDGPEDFVAQVAARLPIEVICAMMGIPPERRPYVLKRIDVMTEYSGVRGSLFHPRTLRLLAGNLKAIVDLHRLVARMGRERRGNPRGDLVSALVNANVDGEALTVRELGSFFDLLLVAGNETTRNALSHGLRLFTENPDQRDYLLADYDARIGPAIEEIVRYVSPIIQFRRTLKEQYTLGGHTFQAGEKVVLFYQAANRDPAVFTDPDAFDVSRSPNPHVGFGGPGAHLCLGANLARMELKIMFRELFTRLPDIRTKGDPELLLSNFDNGVVKQAFTF from the coding sequence ATGACGACAGCCGCGGACCTGGTGGGCACCGAGTTCTGGGCGCGCCCGCACACCGAGCGGCACGCCGAGTTCGCCCGTCTCCGCGCCCTGAACGCGCCGGTCTACTACGCCGAGCCGCGCATCCCCCTCGTCCGCGCGGGCAAGGGGTTCTACGCGCTGGTCGGGCACGCGGACGTGGTGGCGGCGAGCCGCAACACCAAGGTGTTCTCCAGCGAGCCCGCGGCCACCTCGCCCGAGCCGCCTCCGTGGATCGCCGCGCTGTTCGGCAGGCCGATGGTGAACATGGACGACCCACGGCACGGGCGGCTCCGCCGGATCGTCTCGCGCGCGTTCAGCCCCAAGATGCTCGCCGACCTCGCCGACGACATCCAGGCGACCGCCACGAAGATCGTCGACGAGGTGCTGCGCGACGGGCCGGAGGACTTCGTCGCGCAGGTCGCGGCCCGCCTGCCCATCGAGGTCATCTGCGCGATGATGGGCATCCCGCCCGAGCGGCGGCCTTATGTGCTCAAGCGCATCGACGTGATGACCGAGTACTCCGGGGTCCGCGGCTCCCTGTTCCACCCGCGCACGCTGCGGCTGCTCGCCGGGAACCTCAAGGCCATCGTGGACCTGCACCGGCTGGTGGCGCGGATGGGCCGGGAGCGGCGCGGGAACCCGCGCGGCGACCTCGTGTCCGCGCTGGTCAACGCGAACGTCGACGGCGAGGCGCTGACCGTCAGGGAGCTCGGGTCCTTCTTCGACCTGCTGCTGGTCGCGGGCAACGAGACCACCCGCAACGCGCTCTCGCACGGGCTGCGGCTGTTCACCGAGAACCCCGACCAGCGCGACTATCTGCTGGCCGACTATGACGCGCGGATCGGCCCGGCGATCGAGGAGATCGTCCGTTACGTGTCGCCGATCATCCAGTTCCGGCGCACCCTGAAGGAGCAGTACACGCTCGGCGGCCACACCTTCCAGGCCGGCGAGAAGGTCGTGCTGTTCTACCAGGCCGCCAACCGCGATCCCGCGGTCTTCACCGACCCGGACGCCTTCGACGTCTCCCGGTCGCCCAACCCGCACGTCGGCTTCGGCGGCCCCGGCGCGCACCTGTGCCTGGGCGCCAACCTGGCCCGGATGGAGTTGAAGATCATGTTCCGCGAGCTGTTCACCCGGCTCCCGGACATCCGCACCAAGGGCGACCCCGAACTCCTGCTCTCGAATTTCGACAACGGCGTCGTCAAGCAGGCGTTCACCTTCTGA
- a CDS encoding xylan 1,4-beta-xylosidase, giving the protein MIALAALVTGAVIAALVLYVLGDDEEPPQSPGGADVTQVGQISAGLPGDWTNWGFTHTQTSLETTPAAKAIVREVPMLQVQHIMGFGADNPQLTPGRYDWSSLDRRMKDIRDTGGVPMLTLCCAPDWMKGGPSGTTDWNHLEDSPLPQFFDAFAAQAADVARRYPDVKYYFVWNEFKGFFNQDANRWDFEGYTQLYNKVYTALKKVDSDIQVGGPYIPVNSYADAHSAASKNLRGAWGAADQRALTAIEYWLEHKKGADFVVVDGSSLPEDRTAHEDPFRDNAKFSAVTEWLRAKTDLPAVWAEWYTEPENSGWTAPKLGAVQADAMIRFAASGAAGALYWSPQGIDNCTSCLWGAKGQALPPLELLQNFVRVFPPGTELRRAEVSDPKVRTLASGTDVLVVNTSEAAVSATVDGSPVDLQPYEIRWINR; this is encoded by the coding sequence ATGATCGCCCTCGCCGCCCTCGTCACCGGTGCCGTCATCGCCGCCCTCGTCCTCTACGTCCTCGGTGACGACGAGGAACCCCCGCAGAGCCCCGGCGGCGCGGACGTCACCCAGGTCGGCCAGATCAGCGCCGGACTGCCCGGCGACTGGACCAACTGGGGCTTCACGCACACCCAGACCAGCCTGGAGACCACCCCCGCGGCCAAGGCCATCGTGCGCGAGGTGCCGATGCTCCAGGTGCAGCACATCATGGGGTTCGGCGCCGACAACCCCCAGCTGACCCCCGGCCGCTACGACTGGAGCTCCCTCGACCGCCGGATGAAGGACATCCGGGACACCGGCGGCGTCCCGATGCTGACCCTGTGCTGCGCGCCCGACTGGATGAAGGGCGGCCCCTCCGGCACCACCGACTGGAACCACCTGGAAGACTCCCCGCTCCCCCAGTTCTTCGACGCGTTCGCCGCCCAGGCCGCCGACGTCGCCCGGCGCTACCCCGACGTCAAGTACTACTTCGTCTGGAACGAGTTCAAGGGCTTCTTCAACCAGGACGCCAACCGCTGGGACTTCGAGGGCTACACCCAGCTCTACAACAAGGTCTACACGGCACTGAAGAAGGTCGACTCCGACATCCAGGTCGGCGGCCCCTATATCCCGGTGAACTCCTACGCCGACGCGCACTCCGCGGCGTCCAAGAACCTGCGCGGCGCGTGGGGCGCGGCCGACCAGCGCGCGCTGACGGCCATCGAGTACTGGCTCGAGCACAAGAAGGGCGCCGACTTCGTCGTCGTCGACGGGTCGTCGCTGCCCGAGGACCGCACCGCCCACGAGGACCCGTTCCGCGACAACGCCAAGTTCAGCGCGGTCACCGAGTGGCTGCGCGCCAAGACCGACCTGCCCGCGGTGTGGGCCGAGTGGTACACCGAGCCGGAGAACTCCGGCTGGACCGCGCCGAAGCTCGGCGCCGTCCAGGCCGACGCGATGATCAGGTTCGCGGCGTCCGGCGCGGCGGGCGCGCTGTACTGGAGCCCGCAGGGCATCGACAACTGCACGAGCTGCCTGTGGGGCGCCAAGGGCCAGGCGCTCCCGCCGCTGGAACTGCTGCAGAACTTCGTGCGGGTGTTCCCGCCGGGCACCGAGCTGCGCCGGGCCGAGGTGTCCGACCCCAAGGTCCGCACGCTCGCGTCCGGCACCGACGTGCTGGTGGTCAACACCTCCGAGGCCGCGGTCAGCGCCACCGTGGACGGCTCGCCCGTGGACCTCCAGCCCTACGAGATCAGGTGGATCAACCGATGA
- a CDS encoding RNA polymerase sigma factor, producing MDRKVAQRAPADDVELSAAVGAAQQGDEAAFRCVYQDLQPRLLRYLRALVGEDAEDIASEAWLHIVKDLPSFRGTYDGFRGWATTIARNRALDHVRMRQRRPRADTQLEELAGMASDEDTALSALDGLGTERALGLIMRLPRDQAEAVLLRVVIGLDAKTAGLVLGKRAGAVRTAAYRGLKKLAGELQ from the coding sequence GTGGATCGGAAGGTGGCGCAGCGGGCCCCGGCCGACGACGTCGAACTCTCGGCGGCGGTCGGCGCGGCGCAACAGGGAGACGAGGCGGCTTTCCGGTGCGTCTATCAGGATCTCCAGCCCAGACTGCTGCGCTATCTGCGCGCACTGGTCGGCGAGGACGCCGAGGACATCGCGTCGGAGGCGTGGCTGCACATCGTGAAGGACCTCCCGTCCTTCCGCGGCACCTACGACGGATTCCGCGGCTGGGCGACCACCATCGCCCGCAACCGCGCCCTCGATCATGTGCGGATGCGGCAGCGGCGGCCGCGTGCGGACACGCAACTGGAGGAACTCGCCGGAATGGCGAGCGACGAGGACACCGCGCTCAGCGCGCTGGACGGACTCGGCACCGAGCGGGCCCTGGGGCTCATCATGCGGCTGCCGCGCGACCAGGCCGAGGCGGTGCTGCTGCGGGTCGTCATCGGGCTCGACGCCAAGACCGCGGGCCTGGTCCTCGGCAAGCGCGCCGGGGCGGTGCGGACGGCCGCCTACCGGGGGCTCAAAAAACTCGCCGGAGAACTCCAGTGA
- a CDS encoding GntR family transcriptional regulator, with product MPRPAYLKIADELRNGIRAGAYPPGTRLPTLVELAARHGVSQIVVRQAVAVLGAEGLVQTRRGGGTVVRVRPTVRRIAMDRYRVETEPQAQAQGAEPATSFTHDQRIGWADYRLERRYRRVAADPELAALFELPAGTALLRRRFVFFAREEPQQISVNYLPWDLVDGTPVADPAREPWPGGTPAQLAYLGHPATRVEEAVRSRMPTRDEAETLRMGAGVPVITVTRRMMAGDRVLEVCRDIVIPADRVVLDYAIDL from the coding sequence GTGCCGCGGCCCGCATATCTCAAGATCGCCGACGAACTGCGCAACGGTATTCGTGCCGGGGCGTATCCCCCGGGCACCAGACTGCCGACCCTGGTCGAGCTCGCCGCCCGCCACGGGGTCTCCCAGATCGTCGTGCGCCAGGCCGTCGCGGTGCTCGGCGCCGAGGGCCTGGTGCAGACGAGACGGGGCGGCGGCACCGTCGTGCGCGTCCGCCCGACCGTCCGCCGGATCGCGATGGACCGCTACCGGGTGGAGACCGAGCCCCAGGCCCAGGCCCAGGGCGCGGAGCCCGCGACCTCCTTCACCCACGACCAGCGGATCGGGTGGGCGGACTACCGGCTGGAGCGGCGGTACCGCAGGGTCGCCGCGGACCCCGAGCTCGCCGCGCTGTTCGAGCTGCCCGCGGGCACCGCGCTGCTGCGCCGCAGGTTCGTGTTCTTCGCCCGCGAGGAGCCGCAGCAGATCTCGGTGAACTACCTGCCGTGGGACCTCGTCGACGGCACGCCCGTCGCCGACCCCGCGCGCGAGCCGTGGCCCGGCGGGACCCCCGCCCAACTGGCCTACCTCGGCCATCCGGCGACCCGGGTGGAGGAGGCGGTGCGGTCGCGGATGCCCACGCGCGACGAGGCCGAGACGCTCCGGATGGGCGCGGGCGTGCCCGTCATCACCGTCACCCGGCGGATGATGGCGGGGGACCGGGTCCTCGAGGTGTGCCGCGACATCGTCATCCCGGCCGACCGGGTCGTGCTCGACTACGCGATCGACCTGTAG
- a CDS encoding ABC transporter substrate-binding protein, with translation MRSLRIIAGTALLALAAAGCGGGSTDNPLDSGASSSGGGETVTVGSAAFPESVLLAEIYAGALEAADVKVERKLSIGEREVYYKLLEKGDINVLPEYNGALLAYLDPEAALPATTEETNAAITAKLPGSLKILTSAAAEDNDSLTVTADTATKNNLKTIADLAPVAKDFTVGGPAPFEKRYKDKLNEAYGLTFKEWKPDRSGGGNIPTWLKNGDVQVGNVFTTTPAIVLDKLVVLEDPKGVFGRQNVTPLVSADGVPAAGQQALDAVSAKLTTQGLLDMMNKVATDKTDPAVVAKEWLTANL, from the coding sequence ATGAGATCCCTGCGGATCATCGCCGGAACCGCGCTGCTCGCCCTCGCCGCCGCGGGCTGCGGCGGCGGCTCCACCGACAACCCCCTGGACTCGGGGGCCTCCTCGTCGGGCGGCGGCGAGACCGTCACCGTAGGCTCCGCCGCGTTCCCCGAGAGCGTGCTGCTCGCCGAGATCTACGCCGGGGCCCTGGAGGCCGCCGACGTGAAGGTCGAGCGGAAGCTGAGCATCGGCGAGCGCGAGGTGTACTACAAGCTGCTGGAGAAGGGCGACATCAACGTCCTGCCGGAGTACAACGGCGCCCTCCTGGCCTACCTCGACCCGGAGGCGGCGCTGCCGGCCACCACCGAGGAGACCAATGCCGCGATCACCGCGAAGCTGCCCGGCTCGCTCAAGATCCTCACCTCGGCGGCCGCGGAGGACAACGACTCCCTGACCGTCACCGCGGACACCGCGACCAAGAACAACCTGAAGACGATCGCGGATCTCGCCCCGGTGGCCAAGGACTTCACCGTCGGCGGCCCGGCCCCGTTCGAGAAGCGCTACAAGGACAAGCTGAACGAGGCCTACGGGCTCACCTTCAAGGAGTGGAAGCCGGACCGCTCCGGCGGCGGCAACATCCCGACCTGGCTCAAGAACGGCGACGTCCAGGTCGGCAACGTCTTCACCACGACCCCCGCGATCGTGCTCGACAAGCTCGTGGTGCTGGAGGACCCCAAGGGTGTCTTCGGGCGCCAGAACGTCACTCCGCTGGTCAGCGCCGACGGCGTCCCCGCGGCGGGACAGCAGGCGCTGGACGCGGTCTCGGCGAAGCTCACCACCCAGGGCCTGCTGGACATGATGAACAAGGTCGCCACCGACAAGACCGACCCCGCGGTCGTGGCCAAGGAGTGGCTGACCGCCAACCTGTGA
- a CDS encoding allantoate amidohydrolase, translated as MATFAELWESLLPIGRDDGTGGYFRQSWTEPELRCRAWFTDQAERRGMAVERDGNGNLFAWWAEGKGQAVLTGSHFDSVPGGGAYDGPLGIVSAFAAVDVLRAEGFRPGHPIGVAAFVEEEGARFGVSCLGSRLLAGEIDPDRAAGLTDAEGTTFAEAVSGDLGPEPPEDYRIGRDDDLLGRIGSFVELHVEQGRALDVPVGVAGAIWPHGRWRMDFAGRGDHAGSTRLEDRHDPMQPFAHAVIAAREAAERHGARATVGRVRALPGGTNVIASQVTAWLDARGPGDEVVRATVAEIRERVSLAAAFHGVDFGLSAESYTSLVDFDADLRKRIVAALGGAPVLPTAAGHDAGILAARLPTAMLFVRNPTGVSHAPEEHATEADCLAGVAALAAVLRDLAAP; from the coding sequence ATGGCGACTTTCGCGGAGCTGTGGGAGTCGCTGCTGCCGATCGGCCGCGACGACGGCACCGGTGGCTACTTCCGCCAGTCCTGGACCGAGCCGGAGCTGCGCTGCCGCGCCTGGTTCACCGACCAGGCCGAGCGGCGCGGCATGGCCGTCGAACGGGACGGCAACGGCAATCTGTTCGCGTGGTGGGCGGAAGGCAAGGGGCAGGCCGTGCTGACCGGCAGCCACTTCGACTCGGTGCCGGGCGGCGGCGCCTACGACGGCCCCCTCGGCATCGTCTCGGCGTTCGCCGCGGTCGACGTGCTGCGCGCCGAAGGGTTCCGGCCCGGACATCCGATCGGCGTCGCCGCGTTCGTGGAGGAGGAGGGCGCCAGGTTCGGCGTCTCCTGCCTCGGCTCGCGGCTGCTGGCCGGGGAGATCGACCCCGACCGGGCGGCCGGCCTCACCGACGCCGAGGGCACCACGTTCGCCGAGGCGGTCTCGGGCGACCTGGGCCCAGAGCCGCCGGAGGACTACCGGATCGGCCGCGACGACGACCTGCTCGGCCGGATCGGCTCCTTCGTGGAGCTGCACGTCGAGCAGGGCCGGGCCCTGGACGTCCCGGTCGGGGTGGCCGGGGCGATCTGGCCGCACGGGCGCTGGCGGATGGACTTCGCCGGGCGCGGCGACCACGCTGGATCGACCCGGTTGGAGGACAGGCACGACCCGATGCAGCCGTTCGCGCACGCGGTCATCGCCGCGCGGGAGGCCGCCGAGCGCCACGGCGCGCGGGCGACCGTCGGCCGGGTCAGGGCGCTGCCGGGCGGCACCAACGTCATCGCCTCGCAGGTGACCGCCTGGCTCGACGCGCGCGGCCCCGGTGACGAGGTGGTGCGCGCGACCGTCGCGGAGATCAGGGAGCGGGTGTCCCTGGCCGCTGCCTTCCACGGGGTCGACTTCGGCCTTTCCGCGGAGTCCTACACCTCTCTCGTGGACTTCGACGCCGACCTGCGCAAGCGGATCGTCGCGGCGCTCGGCGGCGCCCCGGTGCTGCCCACGGCGGCCGGGCACGACGCGGGCATCCTCGCCGCCCGGCTGCCCACCGCGATGCTCTTCGTGCGCAACCCGACGGGCGTCTCGCACGCCCCGGAGGAGCACGCCACCGAGGCGGACTGCCTGGCCGGGGTGGCCGCGCTCGCCGCGGTCCTGCGCGATCTGGCGGCCCCGTGA
- a CDS encoding formimidoylglutamate deiminase, whose protein sequence is MRWHAELAWTGDGLAADVLIEASGGRFTAVRAGTPRPSDAYPLPGLTLPGFANTHSHAFHRALRGRAQHGAGTFWNWRELMYSVAERLTPETYFALARAVYGEMARAGIACVGEFHYLHHAPDGTPYADPNVMGEALLDAAAEAGIRITLLDALYLRGGYGSELSGAQLRFGDGDARIWARRVSALRARTLSRPHARIGAAVHSVRAVPREQIPIAAAWARDHAAPLHLHLSEQRADNEECLSEHGISPARLLAEAGALGPRTVAVHATHVTAADLDLLAGTSTGVCLCPTTERDLADGIGPAAALRDGGCDLSLGTDQHALVDMFAEARAVEWGERLKSGKRGSFTGFELLTAATSTGHEALGWPDAGRLEPGARADLVTVALDSVALAGTAPATATDTVVFAATPSDIEHVVVSGRTVVRDGRHLLLPHLEADLAAAVHACF, encoded by the coding sequence ATGCGCTGGCACGCCGAACTCGCCTGGACCGGGGACGGTCTGGCCGCCGACGTCCTGATCGAGGCTTCGGGCGGCAGGTTCACCGCGGTCAGGGCCGGCACGCCGCGGCCGTCGGACGCCTACCCGCTGCCCGGCCTCACCCTCCCGGGCTTCGCCAACACCCACTCGCACGCGTTCCACCGGGCGCTGCGCGGCAGGGCGCAGCACGGGGCGGGGACCTTCTGGAACTGGCGCGAGCTGATGTACTCCGTGGCCGAGCGCCTGACGCCCGAGACGTACTTCGCGCTGGCGCGGGCCGTCTACGGTGAGATGGCGCGGGCCGGGATCGCCTGCGTGGGGGAGTTCCACTACCTCCACCACGCCCCGGACGGGACGCCCTACGCCGACCCGAACGTGATGGGGGAGGCGCTCTTGGACGCGGCGGCCGAGGCGGGCATCCGGATCACCCTGCTCGACGCGCTCTACCTGCGCGGCGGATACGGCAGCGAGCTGAGCGGCGCCCAGCTGCGCTTCGGCGACGGCGACGCGCGGATCTGGGCCCGGCGGGTGTCGGCGCTGCGCGCGCGGACCCTGTCCCGGCCGCACGCCAGGATCGGCGCGGCGGTCCACTCGGTGCGGGCGGTCCCGCGTGAGCAGATCCCGATCGCCGCGGCCTGGGCCCGCGACCACGCGGCCCCGCTGCACCTGCACCTGTCGGAGCAGCGCGCCGACAACGAGGAGTGCCTGTCCGAGCACGGCATCTCACCCGCGCGGCTGCTGGCCGAGGCGGGCGCGCTCGGCCCCCGGACGGTCGCGGTGCACGCCACCCATGTGACGGCCGCCGACCTCGACCTGCTGGCGGGCACGTCGACCGGGGTGTGCCTGTGCCCGACGACCGAGCGGGACCTCGCCGACGGGATCGGCCCGGCCGCCGCGCTCCGTGACGGAGGCTGCGACCTCAGCCTCGGCACCGACCAGCACGCGCTCGTCGACATGTTCGCCGAGGCCCGCGCGGTGGAGTGGGGCGAGCGCCTGAAAAGCGGGAAGCGCGGCTCCTTCACCGGCTTCGAGCTGCTCACCGCGGCCACCTCCACCGGGCACGAGGCGCTCGGCTGGCCCGACGCGGGCCGGCTGGAGCCCGGCGCCCGCGCGGATCTCGTCACCGTCGCGCTGGACTCGGTGGCGCTCGCCGGGACCGCCCCGGCGACCGCGACGGACACCGTGGTCTTCGCCGCGACCCCGTCCGACATCGAGCACGTGGTCGTCTCCGGCCGCACCGTCGTCCGCGACGGCCGCCACCTGCTCCTGCCCCACCTGGAAGCCGACCTGGCCGCAGCCGTCCACGCGTGCTTCTAG
- the hutH gene encoding histidine ammonia-lyase, with translation MGAARAGDPLIEVGTGPLALTQVVAVARRGALVGLTADALAAMAAARTMVEEQAARSTPVYGISTGFGALATRHIDPAQRVRLQISLVRSHAATSGAEVEREVVRAMMLLRLSTLATGHTGVRPRIALTLASMINAGITPVVREYGSLGCSGDLAPLAHCALALTGEGDVRDAAGAVLPAAAALESAGLRPVELAAKEGLALINGTDGMLGMLALAAEDLGLLLRTADLAAAMSVEALLGTDRAFAADLQALRPHPGQAVSAANLRALLSGSMIMESHRGPDCNRVQDAYSMRCAPQVAGAARDTLAHAVAVAERELAAAVDNPVVLADGRVESNGNFHGAPLAYVLDFLAVPVADLASMSERRTDRMLDRARSAGLPPFLAEDPGVDSGMMIAQYTQASIVAELKRLAAPASVDSLPSSGMQEDHVSLGWNAARKLRRALDGLTRVLAVEILTAARALDLRAPLRAAPATAAAVALLRTRVPPPGPDRFLAPEIESAVRLVRRGALLEAAEAVTGPLP, from the coding sequence ATGGGGGCAGCGCGGGCCGGGGACCCGCTGATCGAGGTCGGCACGGGCCCGCTCGCCCTGACGCAGGTCGTCGCCGTGGCCCGGCGCGGCGCGCTGGTCGGCCTGACCGCCGACGCGCTCGCCGCGATGGCCGCGGCGCGCACGATGGTGGAGGAGCAGGCCGCCCGATCCACTCCGGTCTACGGTATCTCGACCGGATTCGGCGCGCTGGCGACCCGGCACATCGACCCGGCCCAGCGGGTGCGCCTCCAGATCTCCCTCGTCCGCTCGCACGCCGCGACCAGCGGCGCCGAGGTCGAGCGCGAGGTGGTCCGCGCGATGATGCTGCTCCGGCTCTCCACGCTGGCCACCGGGCACACCGGCGTCCGGCCGCGCATCGCGCTCACCCTGGCCTCGATGATCAACGCGGGCATCACCCCGGTCGTCCGCGAGTACGGGTCGCTCGGCTGCTCGGGCGACCTCGCCCCGCTCGCGCACTGCGCGCTGGCGCTCACCGGCGAAGGCGACGTGCGGGACGCGGCCGGCGCGGTGCTCCCGGCCGCCGCGGCGCTCGAGTCCGCGGGCCTGCGGCCGGTGGAGCTCGCGGCCAAGGAGGGTCTCGCCCTCATCAACGGGACCGACGGCATGCTCGGCATGCTCGCGCTCGCCGCCGAGGACCTGGGGCTGCTGCTGCGCACCGCCGACCTCGCCGCGGCGATGAGCGTCGAGGCCCTGCTCGGCACCGACCGTGCGTTCGCCGCCGACCTCCAGGCGCTGCGCCCGCACCCCGGCCAGGCGGTCTCCGCCGCGAACCTCCGGGCGCTGCTCTCCGGCTCGATGATCATGGAGTCGCACCGCGGCCCCGACTGCAACCGGGTCCAGGACGCCTACTCGATGCGCTGCGCCCCGCAGGTCGCCGGGGCCGCCCGCGACACCCTCGCGCACGCCGTCGCGGTCGCCGAGCGGGAGCTCGCCGCGGCCGTCGACAACCCCGTGGTCCTCGCCGACGGCCGGGTGGAGTCGAACGGCAACTTCCACGGCGCCCCGCTGGCCTACGTGCTCGACTTCCTCGCCGTCCCCGTCGCCGACCTCGCCTCGATGTCCGAGCGGCGCACCGACCGGATGCTCGACCGCGCCAGGTCGGCGGGCCTGCCCCCGTTCCTCGCCGAGGACCCCGGGGTCGACTCCGGGATGATGATCGCCCAGTACACCCAGGCGTCCATCGTCGCGGAGCTCAAACGGCTCGCGGCCCCCGCGTCGGTCGACTCCCTCCCGTCCTCGGGGATGCAGGAGGACCACGTCTCGCTCGGCTGGAACGCCGCGCGCAAGCTGCGCCGCGCCCTCGACGGGCTCACCCGGGTGCTCGCCGTCGAGATCCTCACCGCGGCCCGCGCGCTCGACCTGCGCGCGCCCCTGCGGGCCGCGCCCGCGACCGCCGCCGCGGTCGCCTTGCTGCGGACCCGGGTGCCCCCGCCCGGCCCCGACCGCTTCCTCGCCCCCGAGATCGAGTCCGCCGTGCGGCTCGTCAGGCGGGGCGCCCTGCTCGAAGCCGCCGAGGCCGTCACCGGCCCGCTGCCCTAA